The proteins below are encoded in one region of Brachionichthys hirsutus isolate HB-005 chromosome 12, CSIRO-AGI_Bhir_v1, whole genome shotgun sequence:
- the cerkl gene encoding ceramide kinase-like protein — protein MSEHEEELRGEQRFSTKKKKAKRRGTRKKKEKQELDGRQQQVEQVESECVVLRGIFKLGKKSHDVLLTQTRLTWTPITPETPTGKVCMLQPGVVLLQDVYAVKVKRRRAVGQQSGGPVLGVALFCCRRRGMRLEGDTLHLNNASTEHTHAWYNTLKELLKGFSSRPRYLKVFINPSSHKKEAVHIYREHVAPLFKMADIRTDITVTERKGHALSVMKECKLDEYDGVVCVGGDGSVAELCHAVVLRAQLDADSPDKPVKSELPLGIIPAGSTDVVSCSVHGVRDPVTAALHIVLGHLLQVDMCSFSSLGQLVRFGFSAMFGFGGQTLARAEKKRWMPSSRRREYALLKTLAKLRPEDCQLSFLPAKKSHRNLFRHREPDQESQSEAEDEESWTTNQGLYLSISIMSVPCLSPHAPQGLAPNTRLANGSAALIAVGNTSRSEFIKHLKRYGSSSGQFNFPFVETHAVSAVRLRPQSVIGFSEDSEENCDSKTSPITQSDGATFPWNIDGELIEIGNEVLVRVHPQLITLYGEEVDEAESTISCSCI, from the exons ATGTCAGAGCacgaggaggagctgaggggaGAGCAGAGATTCagcacgaagaagaagaaagcaaaacGGCGCGGAACgagaaagaagaaggagaagcaggaacTGGATGGACGACAGCaacaggtggagcaggtggagAG tgagtgTGTTGTGCTGCGTGGGATCTTTAAATTGGGGAAGAAAAGCCACGACGTTCTGCTTACTCAAACCAGACTGACCTGGACCCCCATCACACCGGAGACACCCACAG GCAAGGTGTGCATGCTGCAGCCAGGTgtggtgctgctgcaggatgtgtATGCAGTGAAGGTGAAGCGGCGGCGAGCGGTGGGCCAGCAGTCTGGGGGCCCTGTGCTTGGTGTGGctctgttctgctgcaggagaagagggaTGCGACTGGAGGGGGACACGCTGCATCTCAACAATGCCTCTACGGAGCACACACACGCCTGGTATAACACACTGAAGGAGCTGCTCAAAG ggttCAGCAGTCGTCCCAGGTACCTGAAGGTGTTCATCAACCCCAGCAGCCACAAGAAGGAGGCCGTTCACATCTATAGAGAACATGTGGCTCCACTTTTTAAGATGGCTGATATCCGCACTGACATCACCG TGACAGAAAGGAAGGGTCATGCTCTGTCAGTGATGAAGGAATGCAAGCTGGATGAATATGATGG agttgtgtgtgttgggggggatGGATCAGTGGCGGAGCTGTGTCACGCAGTCGTCCTCAGGGCTCAGCTCGATGCTGATTCTCCAGACAAACCAGTCAAATCGGAGCTACCCCTTGGGATCATTCCTGCTG GTTCTACTGATGTGGTTTCCTGTTCTGTTCATGGAGTCAGAGATCCTGTCACTGCAGCCCTGCACATCGTCTTGG GTCACCTACTGCAGGTCGACATGTGCAGCTTCTCATCTCTCGGTCAGTTGGTGCGTTTCGGATTTTCCGCCATGTTTGGCTTCGGCGGACAGACCTTAGCACgggcagagaagaagaggtgGATGCCTTCTTCACGGCGACGAGAGTATGCTCTGCTGAAGACACTGGCTAAGCtgag ACCAGAGGACTGTCAGCTGTCTTTCCTCCCAGCGAAGAAGTCACATCGGAATTTGTTTAGACATCG AGAACCGGACCAGGAGTCACAGTCAGAGGCAG AGGACGAGGAGTCCTGGACAACCAATCAAGGCCTGTATCTGAGCATCAGCATCATGTCTGTTCCATGTCTGAGCCCACATGCACCTCAAGGACTGGCTCCCAATACCAG ATTGGCAAATGGTAGCGCGGCGCTGATTGCAGTTGGGAACACTTCCAGATCAGAGTTCATCAAACACCTGAAGAGATATGGCAGCTCTAGTGGACAG TTCAATTTCCCCTTTGTGGAGACGCACGCTGTGTCAGCCgtgaggctccgcccacagtcTGTGATTGGCTTTTCCGAGGACAGCGAGGAAAATTGTGACTCCAAAACCTCGCCTATCACCCAGTCTGATGGAGCCACCTTCCCATGGAACATTGATGGAGAGTTGATCGAGATTGGCAACGAAGTTCTTGTCAG ggtccaCCCCCAGCTCATCACACTGTACGGGGAAGAGGTGGACGAGGCTGAGTCGACcatctcctgcagctgcatctga